DNA from Halobaculum sp. XH14:
CCGCCCGAATCGCGCTTTTCGTCGTCTCGACCCCCCGACCGAAGGGGGTCCCCGACGGCATCTCAACTTCGAGACGGATCCATCCCGGATACGAACTTCGAAAGGGTCCCGCCCGTGAGATTCTCTCTACTTCGGATACTACGGCTGAAATCTAATATATCGTATACTTATTCGTCGGGCCATCCACGGTGTTTTCTCCGTTCGGGACGGTGAACCGAATCACACAATAATATATTGAACGATACTGACCCATACTCGGCACGTCCGTGTGAAAACCTATCGTATAGCGGGAGTTTCCACATCTGCAACCGTCAGCCGACCCGGATGGATTGTCTCCCACCGTTCTGGTCCACGAGTGCCGTAGAGTGGCTGACGGACGAGAAAATGAGGACACTGGAAGCGGTCGTGGGGAAACTGAATCCGCCGGTTCCGATCGTCCGTACCCGCCACGACTCACGAGGAAACAACGACCGCGTCGATACGATCGGTCCGCAAGAAAACATATAAGAATCGAATGATAGATGGAATAATGTTATAAGTTCTTCCGGGCGGCTCCTCACCCTTCTGGCGGAGTCTCGGAGCGATGTGATACGACTCGAAGAGCACAGCAATGCCGTCTCGCAACTGTTCGCGTGATCGGCCCGACGCGTCCGAACCGATCGGTGGGTCCGGACGACCGTGAGACCGGAAAAGGAACACTCGACCTCGAGAGGTCGCGCGCCGCTCAGACCGAACTGTCGTCGTACCCGCCGTCGACGGTGAGAACTTCGCCGGTCGTGAACGACGCCGCGTCGCTGGCGAGGTAGACGGCGGCACCGCTGATCTCGTCGGGCGTCGCGACGCGCCCCATCGGCGTCCTGTCGTCGACGTGCTCGCGGAACTCCGACCCGTCGTCCAGTTTCGGTCCGGCCATCTCGGTCTTGACGAACCCGGGAGCGATGGCGTTGACCCGGACGTCGGGCGCGAGGTCGGCCGCGGCCGCCCGCGTCAGGCCGTTCACGCCGCTCTTTGCGGCACAGTAACTCGGCCGGGCGGCGCGCGCCTGGTCGGCCGACATTGACGAGATGTTGATGATGCTGCCGTCGGTCATGGCGCCGCCGAAGGTCTTGCAGGCCCGGAACACGCCGGTGAGGTCGACGTCGATGTCGTTTGCCCACTCCGACTCGGTCATCCCATCGATCGGCGTCTGTGCGACGGCGCCGGCGGAGTTGACGAGGACGTCGATCCCTCCGAGCGCGTCCTCCGCGGCGGACCGGAGCCGCTCGATGGAGTCGGGGTCGGTGACGTCACAGGTGACCTCGGTCGTGGTCGCGCCGAGCTCGCGGAGTTCGGCGGCCGCCTCCTCAACGGCAGCTTCGGAGCGGCTCGTCGAGACGACGTCGGCACCGTCGCGTGCGAAGTCGTGGGCGATCGCTCTTCCGATACCTCTCGTGCCGCCGATGATCACGGCGGACTTTCCGTCGACGGTAACCGTCGGCGTGGGAGCAGTCGTCATGCGTGGGTGTGGGAGTTGCAGTCGGGTTCGTGAAGGTGTTTCGATGGATCGGGACCGGCTGGCTGATCTGTCGGGACCTTACGGTTTGGGTGATTCGCGTTCGGCCCGCTCGAACCCGTTGGCGAGCGCTTCTCCGGTCCTGCCGTCGAACACGTGCAGGTCCGCGACATCGAAACCGAGCGTGAACGTCTCGCCCCGTTCGGGCCTGTCGTGTGGCGGCGCGAGCGCCCGGAGATCCTGCTCGTCGGCCGCCGATTTCAGGTGGAGTATGATGTCGTCGCCCATCTGCTCGAAGATGTTGACCCTCGCCTCGATGCTGGGCTCCGTATCGTCGTCGACCGGCTTGAGGTCGCTCGGGCGGATCCCGAGGGTGACCTGGTCGCCGGTGGCCGCCGACGCGATCCGCTCGCGTTGCGCGGACGAGAGGTCGACGTCGGACGACAGCAACGGGGAGGAAACGCCGTCCGGCGTCATCGTCGCCTCGATGGTGTTTATCGTCGGCGATCCCATGAACCGGGCGACGAAGACGTTGTTCGGGTTGTGATAGACGTCGTAGGGGGAGGCCTTCTGCATGATCATCCCGTCGTTCATGATGACGACCTGGTCAGAGAGCGTCATCGCTTCCTCCTGGTCGTGAGTGACGTACAGGGTCGTCGTCTGGAACTCGCGGTGGAGCTCCTTCAGCTCGGCCCGCATCTCGATCTTCAGTTTCGCGTCGAGATCGCTCATCGGTTCGTCGAGCAGGAAAATCGCGGGACTGCGGATGAGCGAGCGGGAGAGCGCCACGCGCTGTTGTTGACCGCCTGAGAGCTGGTTCGGCTTCTTGTCGAGGAGCTCCTCGATGTCGGTGATCCGGGCCATCTCCTCGACCTGTTCGTCCCGCGTCTCCCCGTCGACGTCGGTGTATTTCAGCCCGTACTCGATGTTCTCCCGGACGGTCTTGAACGGGAACAGCGCGATGTCCTGAAACACCATCGAGATGTCCCGATTCTGCGGGCGGAGGTTCGTCACGTCGTCCTCGTCGAAGGTGATCCGGCCCTCAGTCGGCGTTTCGAGGCCGCTGATCATCCGCAGAAGCGTCGTCTTGCCACAGCCACTCGGACCGACGAGCGTGGTGAACTCACCGTCCTCGAGGGTCATGCTGATCGAGTCGACCGCGACCTCGTTCCCCGCCGGGGTCGGGAACACCTTCCGGAGATCCGTGCACGTAACTCTCGCCATGTCACCATAGAACACTCAGGGTATAATAAAAACACTGAATAATTACGGGTTGATTTCGACACAAAATTGGGTGGGTGTCGGGTCCACCGGACCGTCGGTGAGACGGCGAAACGGGGGGATTCAGTCGAACCCGCTGATGCTGAATCCCGCGAGGATGTATCGATTGAGGGTGAACACGAGGATCAGGGGCGGGAGCACGAGCAGCGTCGCTCCCGTCATGATCAGGTCCCAGTACACCTGTGCCCCCTGCGTGTAGATGTCGATGCCGACGGTCAACAGCGTCATGTTGGGATCGTCGACGAGGATCAGGGCGAAGGTGTAGTCCCCCCAGGAGATGCCGAAGGCGAAGATGGCGGACGCGATGATGCCGGGGAGTGCGCCCGGCGTGGCGATCTCGATCATGCTCTTGAAGCGCGAGGCACCGAACACCCACGCGCTCTCCTCCCAGGAGATCGGGACGGTCTGGAAGAACTGCCACATCAGCCAGGTGGTGAACGGGATCGTGACCGCCGCGTGAGCGATGACCAGTCCCAGGTAGGAGTTCAGTAGTCCCAGCCCGTCGAACACCACGTAGTACGGGATTCCCAGCATGAGCGGCGGGAACATGTAGGCGAAGATGAAGCTCATCGCGATGTACTTCTTGTACGGGATGGCGTACCGGGTCAGCCCGTACCCCGCGAGCGTCGAGATGACGACGCTCAGGACCACGTTTCCGATGCTGACGATGAGGCTGTTTCTGAGCCACAGCAGGTACTTCGTGTCCTCGAACAGGCGCTCGTAGTTGGCGAGCGTGACCGTGCTCGGGATGATCTGTGGCGGGTACTGGACGATGTCGGCGGACGGCTTGATGCCGGAGACGAACATCCAGTAGAAGGGGAAGCCGAACACGACGAGTAGCAGGACGACGCCGGCATACTTCGCCGCCCCGAGCCCGAGGTTT
Protein-coding regions in this window:
- a CDS encoding SDR family NAD(P)-dependent oxidoreductase, translated to MTTAPTPTVTVDGKSAVIIGGTRGIGRAIAHDFARDGADVVSTSRSEAAVEEAAAELRELGATTTEVTCDVTDPDSIERLRSAAEDALGGIDVLVNSAGAVAQTPIDGMTESEWANDIDVDLTGVFRACKTFGGAMTDGSIINISSMSADQARAARPSYCAAKSGVNGLTRAAAADLAPDVRVNAIAPGFVKTEMAGPKLDDGSEFREHVDDRTPMGRVATPDEISGAAVYLASDAASFTTGEVLTVDGGYDDSSV
- a CDS encoding carbohydrate ABC transporter permease; this encodes MDAHVKNLGLGAAKYAGVVLLLVVFGFPFYWMFVSGIKPSADIVQYPPQIIPSTVTLANYERLFEDTKYLLWLRNSLIVSIGNVVLSVVISTLAGYGLTRYAIPYKKYIAMSFIFAYMFPPLMLGIPYYVVFDGLGLLNSYLGLVIAHAAVTIPFTTWLMWQFFQTVPISWEESAWVFGASRFKSMIEIATPGALPGIIASAIFAFGISWGDYTFALILVDDPNMTLLTVGIDIYTQGAQVYWDLIMTGATLLVLPPLILVFTLNRYILAGFSISGFD
- a CDS encoding ABC transporter ATP-binding protein, which codes for MARVTCTDLRKVFPTPAGNEVAVDSISMTLEDGEFTTLVGPSGCGKTTLLRMISGLETPTEGRITFDEDDVTNLRPQNRDISMVFQDIALFPFKTVRENIEYGLKYTDVDGETRDEQVEEMARITDIEELLDKKPNQLSGGQQQRVALSRSLIRSPAIFLLDEPMSDLDAKLKIEMRAELKELHREFQTTTLYVTHDQEEAMTLSDQVVIMNDGMIMQKASPYDVYHNPNNVFVARFMGSPTINTIEATMTPDGVSSPLLSSDVDLSSAQRERIASAATGDQVTLGIRPSDLKPVDDDTEPSIEARVNIFEQMGDDIILHLKSAADEQDLRALAPPHDRPERGETFTLGFDVADLHVFDGRTGEALANGFERAERESPKP